The Cuculus canorus isolate bCucCan1 chromosome 12, bCucCan1.pri, whole genome shotgun sequence DNA segment GCTGCCATATGGGCATCAAAGAAGGGTTTGcgctggaagggactttaaagctcacccagttccacccgctgccatggacagggacacctcccactggctcaggctgcccaaggcccatccaacctgaaccccctccagggatggggcagccacagcttccctgggcaacctgggccagggcctcaccacccgcattgtgaagaaattcctccttatatccagtttaaatctgcccacctccagtttatccccgttccccctcatcctatccccacagcctttgtgcacagcccctccccagctttcctgtagccccttcaggtgctggaaggtcgctatagtgactcctctgagccttctccagaacaaccccaactctctcagcctgtcctcatccaggaggtgcttcagccctcggatcatccttgtagcctctggacccattccaacagctccatagccttatgttgagaattccagaactggacacaatactccagatgagatctcaccagagaggaatagaggggcagaatcccctccctcaccgtgctggccacgctgctttggatgcagcccaggacatggttgtgggctgtgagcgcacgttgccggttcatgtcaagcttcccaccaatcagcaccccaagtccttctctgtggggctgctctcaatcacatcatcctccattgtgtactgaaaccagggattgccctgacccaggtgtaggatcttgcacttggccttgttgaacctcctgaggttctcactgccccacttctccaggctgtccaggCCACTAACCACCTCCCCATTCTGGGACACTGAGTTATTTCCAGACCACCAAGCCTACATCTCCATGTGAACAAACACCAGCCATAAAGCATTAGTAGAGAAACATCTCATCACAGTGCTGTCCAAACTAAACCAACCCTAGGAAACGGCAGCACTTGGTTTCTAGTTCACTGAATTCCAGTTTCTTCACAAACCTAATGCAGATTCATTTCTTGGATAATTAGATCTGGAATGATTACAAGCTTCGGTGGAATCCAGCGGATTATGGAGGTGCTGAATTCATCCGGGTACCATCTGGCCAGATCTGGAAGCCAGATATTGTTTTATATAACAAGTAAGACTCTTGAGTACTTGTCTTCTTAATTTGGGTAGAAGGGGGTGATGTAACTAGCTTAAACTCGGCAGAAGGTTCACTGAATTAACTGGAAAAGCCTGCTTTTCAGCACACCCCTGTCTCACTTCTCCCTTTGTTCTCCAAGCCATCTACCATGCGAGACCCCGCTTCCAATCTGGAGCTGCAAGGCAGCAGAGTGAAGTAACTCTGCTTTTCCCCTTCACAAGCCCCTacttttacaattatttttatcatgGTCTAGAAGGGAGGTAGCAAGAAATTCTAGATGGGAAGAGTTCTTATCTGAGAGTCACACCTTTAACTGAAAACACCTGCAGATTCCAGCTTTTTAGCAGTTAAGCTCACAGTTTGACACGTTTTACAATAGTATTGACACAAAAGAGACGCAGGCAGCTGGAATGTTGGTTTCTGAGACTGCCAGGAGCCAAACCATCACTCAAGGGATCCCTCTGCTTTACAGGGAAGCGATGCTGTGAAATGGGCTTCGCTAAACAGACCCAAAACTGAAGTCTATGAAACAACAGCAATGAGACTCCTTTTCTAACTGTGGCCTTAAAAGTCTGAATTTGTTCAGATGAACAACTCAAATTGTCTCATGGATAGCAGTGTGGGACTTCAAAAAACACCCTCACCAGAAACACTCCCTGTGCAAAGTTACACCCCAACCCTAATCCCTCTTTCCATAGTTACTACCTGCACTGTCCACAGAGGAGGTGGGAATAGCGGTACCGCAGGTGTCCTCTTACCAGCCCTTGGGTTCTGATGTGCTCCATctagaatagaacagaacagttcagctggaagggacctacagCCATCAATTGGTCGGGCTGCCTTTTGCGATCTCCCATTCGCTCTTTTGAGTTATTGATTGCACTGAGCCATGTTATGACCAGGAAGAATATTTCCCTTCAAATTCTCCATGGTAAATTTATGCTGCTGTTTATTCCAGTTTAATTATGCAAATTTATGGGAGCCGCTGACTCAGTCATGCACATGCAATTCAGCTCCTTGTCAACGTGTGATTGCTGACTTTCCCAAAACAGACTGAACAGTTAACGTAATATAATCTGAATGTAGGAAACTACCTGGAGTAGTTGCATTCTAATGTTTGTTATTTGCTTTACAGCGCAGTTGGGGATTTCCAGGTTGATGACAAGACCAAGGCCCTACTGAAATACACGGGTGAAGTGACGTGGATACCTCCAGCTATCTTTAAAAGCTCATGTAAAATAGATGTAACCTACTTCCCATTTGACTATCAGAACTGCACTATGAAGTTCGGTTCCTGGTCTTATGATAAAGCCAAAATTGACTTAGTTTTAATTGGCTCTACAATGAACCTGAAAGATTACTGGGAGAGCGGAGAATGGGCTATTATTAAGGCTCCAGGGTATAAACACGACATCAAATACAACTGCTGCGAAGAGATATATCCTGACATCACATATTCTCTTTACATTAGGCGTTTACCTCTCTTTTACACTATCAACATGattattccatgtctgctgatttcttttctgactgTATTAGTTTTCTATTTGCCTTCAGACTGTGGTGAGAAGGTGACGCTCTGCATATCAGTCCTTCTATCTTTAACAGTGTTCCTTCTCGTTATCACAGAAACCATACCCTCTACTTCCCTGGTAATTCCCCTTATTGGGGAATACCTCCTTTTCACCATGATATTTGTAACTCTGTCTATTGTCATCACGGTGTTTGTACTGAACGTGCACTACAGAACACCCAAGACGCATACAATGCCTGTGTGGGTGAGAACCATTTTCCTGAACTTCCTTCCCAGGATCATGTTTATGACAAGACCCGCCAGTGATGAAGAGAATAATCAGAAGCCAAAACCGTTTTTCACTTCTGAGGTTTCAAACTTAAATTGCATCAACAGCGCT contains these protein-coding regions:
- the CHRNA3 gene encoding neuronal acetylcholine receptor subunit alpha-3 isoform X1, which gives rise to MESTQALLLTAAVCFLCQGGGGSEAEHRLYATLFQSYNQFVRPVKNVSDPVIIQFEVSMSQLVKVDEVNQIMETNLWLKHIWNDYKLRWNPADYGGAEFIRVPSGQIWKPDIVLYNNAVGDFQVDDKTKALLKYTGEVTWIPPAIFKSSCKIDVTYFPFDYQNCTMKFGSWSYDKAKIDLVLIGSTMNLKDYWESGEWAIIKAPGYKHDIKYNCCEEIYPDITYSLYIRRLPLFYTINMIIPCLLISFLTVLVFYLPSDCGEKVTLCISVLLSLTVFLLVITETIPSTSLVIPLIGEYLLFTMIFVTLSIVITVFVLNVHYRTPKTHTMPVWVRTIFLNFLPRIMFMTRPASDEENNQKPKPFFTSEVSNLNCINSAETKCCKDGFVCQDVACSCCQYQRPKFSDLSGNLTRSTSSESVDPLLSFSVLSPEMREAIESVKYIAENMKMQNEAKEIQDDWKYVAMVIDRIFLWVFILVCILGTAGLFLQPLMAGDEM
- the CHRNA3 gene encoding neuronal acetylcholine receptor subunit alpha-3 isoform X2, whose translation is MSQLVKVDEVNQIMETNLWLKHIWNDYKLRWNPADYGGAEFIRVPSGQIWKPDIVLYNNAVGDFQVDDKTKALLKYTGEVTWIPPAIFKSSCKIDVTYFPFDYQNCTMKFGSWSYDKAKIDLVLIGSTMNLKDYWESGEWAIIKAPGYKHDIKYNCCEEIYPDITYSLYIRRLPLFYTINMIIPCLLISFLTVLVFYLPSDCGEKVTLCISVLLSLTVFLLVITETIPSTSLVIPLIGEYLLFTMIFVTLSIVITVFVLNVHYRTPKTHTMPVWVRTIFLNFLPRIMFMTRPASDEENNQKPKPFFTSEVSNLNCINSAETKCCKDGFVCQDVACSCCQYQRPKFSDLSGNLTRSTSSESVDPLLSFSVLSPEMREAIESVKYIAENMKMQNEAKEIQDDWKYVAMVIDRIFLWVFILVCILGTAGLFLQPLMAGDEM